The Meles meles chromosome 6, mMelMel3.1 paternal haplotype, whole genome shotgun sequence genome has a window encoding:
- the SAMD15 gene encoding LOW QUALITY PROTEIN: sterile alpha motif domain-containing protein 15 (The sequence of the model RefSeq protein was modified relative to this genomic sequence to represent the inferred CDS: deleted 1 base in 1 codon): protein MAEVPEPNDSGPVEGEDLEYEVELSTALKMAQDPEADTMAEGGPELPVEIDQEPQPEMEEKELEVGAPENIHLHAKPTSTSKEEIPKESERDLPSETEPGMPQEAKWREMGGELFKDSEVLMDDKEEPDLEPWEEAKLGVTEDVLTESDKETDLELPEETESEVSGASFSESTLELLQKNILEVLEDSLKKQYAGTGPEPPEQTKPEFPSEKPRKSVEEADLQLPKMTIPEEAQRKSHKEKGTESPEQTKPEFPKGKRSKATEEAGVEPPEETKPENPEEDQRKSTEEKVPELLGETKSEFPEEKSRKSVEETGLEPSGKTKPEVEEETLKESTVKKVLEPVEDTQPSDRKDKQRKSTETGLAPPQKSQSEETIRKLTEENDLEPKFPKKEPRKSTEETGQRPPQKTKPEVQEKTQTEETKEKDLELPDKAQLPLRIVSHTEFFKEDRPKPVKFKYSPDKDKLEHSDYETRKWSVKETKAERESMFESLRVREVDSVRVSNEFSKDFKGLLEVTDDLHSYLSDSQRDLRVSFSEKVVELSPEMKQVHKDEETQPKESSELQFEYLKWSPEKVAEWISELGFPQYKECFTTNFICGRKLILVNCSNLPQMGITDFEDMKAISRHTRVLLGVEEPLFSRTITLPYRDNIGLFLERKGHTGVKSDSLTFSEFVQAEGLQDYAPKITAPEENEA from the exons ATGGCTGAAGTCCCAGAGCCT AACGATTCCGGCCCAGTTGAAGGAGAAGATCTGGAGTATGAGGTCGAGCTGTCTACGGCTCTCAAAATGGCTCAAGACCCCGAAGCTGACACCATGGCAGAGGGAGGCCCGGAGCTGCCTGTAGAGATTGACCAGGAACCCCAGCCAGAGATGGAGGAAAAAGAGCTCGAAGTGGGGGCGCCGGAGAATATACACCTACACGCAAAACCGACCAGCACGTCCAAGGAGGAGATTCCCAAGGAGTCCGAGAGAGACCTTCCTAGCGAGACTGAGCCAGGGATGCCGCAGGAGGCAAAGTGGAGAGAGATGGGAGGAGAGCTTTTCAAGGATTCCGAGGTCCTTATGGATGATAAAGAGGAGCCAGATTTAGAGCCATGGGAGGAGGCCAAATTAGGTGTTACAGAGGATGTACTCACAGAgtcagataaggaaacagatcTGGAGCTCCCAGAGGAGACAGAGTCTGAAGTTTCAGGGGCCTCGTTCAGTGAGTCAACATTAGAGTTGCTACAAAAGAACATACTGGAGGTTCTGGAGGATTCGCTTAAAAAGCAATACGCAGGAACAGGTCCAGAACCCCCAGAGCAGACCAAACCTGAATTTCCAAGTGAGAAACCAAGAAAATCAGTTGAAGAGGCAGACCTACAGCTGCCAAAGATGACCATTCCAGAGGAAGCACAAAGAAAGTCACAtaaggagaaagggacagagtCACCTGAACAGACTAAACCAGAGTTCCCAAAGGGGAAACGAAGTAAGGCTACTGAGGAGGCAGGTGTAGAGCCACCAGAAGAGACTAAACCAGAGAATCCAGAGGAGGACCAAAGAAAATCAACTGAGGAGAAAGTTCCAGAGCTACTCGGAGAGACCAAATCAGAATTTCCTgaggaaaaatcaagaaaatcagTTGAGGAAACAGGTTTAGAGCCATCAGGAAAGACCAAACCAGAAGTTGAAGAGGAGACACTTAAAGAGTCAACTGTGAAGAAAGTTTTAGAGCCAGTAGAGGACACTCAACCCTCAGATCGAAAAgataagcagagaaaatcaaCTGAGACAGGACTGGCACCACCACAGAAGTCCCAATCAGAGGAGACAATAAGAAAGTTAACAGAGGAGAATGATCTAGAGCCAAAGTTTCCAAAGAAAGAACCAAGAAAATCAACTGAGGAAACAGGTCAAAGGCCACCACAGAAGACCAAGCCAGAGGTTcaagagaagacacaaacagaagAAACTAAAGAGAAAGATCTAGAATTACCAGATAAAGCCCAACTACCACTAAGAATAGTGTCACATACAGAATTTTTCAAGGAAGATAGGCCAAAACCAGTCAAATTTAAATATTCCCCAGACAAGGATAAGCTAGAACACTCTGACTATGAGACAAGAAAGTGGTCAGTAAAAGAAACCAAGGCTGAAAGAGAGTCCATGTTTGAGTCTCTGAGAGTACGTGAGGTAGACTCAGTGAGGGTAAGTAATgagttttctaaagattttaaagGACTGTTGGAAGTTACTGATGATTTACACTCTTACCTCTCAGACTCTCAGAGGGATCTGAGAGTGTCTTTTAGTGAAAAAGTTGTAGAGTTGTCCCCAGAGATGAAACAGGTACACAAAGATGAAGAAACCCAGCCAAAAGAAAGTTCTGAGCTACAATTTGAATACCTTAAATGGAGCCCAGAGAAAGTTGCAGAGTGGATTAGTGAACTAGGCTTCCCTCAGTACAAG GAGTGTTTTACCACAAACTTCATCTGTGGTCGAAAGCTCATTCTCGTAAACTGCTCAAACCTCCCTCAGATGGGGATAACAGACTTTGAGGACATGAAG GCAATTTCTCGGCATACACGGGTGCTCCTGGGAGTTGAAGAGCCATTGTTCAGTCGTACCATCACCCTGCCCTACAGGGACAATATCGGCTTATTTTTAGAGCGAAAAGGTCACACTGGGGTAAAATCTGATTCCTTGACCTTCTCTGAATTTGTGCAAGCAGAAGGATTACAGgattatgctccaaaaataaccGCCCCTGAAGAGAATGAAGCATAG